DNA sequence from the Deltaproteobacteria bacterium genome:
ACTGCAAACTAAGGATTTCTTTTCTCGCTAGCGTTGTCGTTTGCCTTCTAACATTTTGCCGCACAACTTCGGCACAGGGTAGAGAGGTGTTTGGCTGGGTCGAGAAGATAAGCATCCACCCAGGAGACATCGTCCTGCATGCTAAGTTAGATACCGGGGCTGATAGCTGTTCGCTAGACGTTGCCCATTTTGAGGAGTTTAAGCGAGACGGGGCCAAGTGGGTTAAGTTCGATGTAACCAATCGCTACGGCAAGCACGTAGTAATCGAGAAGGAAATTAGGCGCGTTGCCTTAGTCAAGCGACACTCCGGCAGCCCGCAGAAGCGAAATGTAATTCGCATGGGAATTTGTCTTGGTGACAAATATATGGAGACAGATATGACGCTTGTAAATAGGCGAAACTTTGACTACCAGGTTCTAATTGGCAGAGCTTTCCTATCTGGCAACGCTTTGGTTGACTCTGCGGTTTCCTATACGGCTGACCCAGTTTGTAAGGTTGACCATTTGAGGGAGGTTAAACCGTTAAAGATAGTTAAGGATAAAGACAAGGACGGCGACAAAAGTAAAATACCTCTAGAAGATTCGA
Encoded proteins:
- a CDS encoding ATP-dependent zinc protease, with protein sequence MNNCKLRISFLASVVVCLLTFCRTTSAQGREVFGWVEKISIHPGDIVLHAKLDTGADSCSLDVAHFEEFKRDGAKWVKFDVTNRYGKHVVIEKEIRRVALVKRHSGSPQKRNVIRMGICLGDKYMETDMTLVNRRNFDYQVLIGRAFLSGNALVDSAVSYTADPVCKVDHLREVKPLKIVKDKDKDGDKSKIPLEDSNKKLKIKKEETVKPIEALPQASEQSSSVGGAASSGKSKEQPKVSRENL